A window of Pedobacter lusitanus contains these coding sequences:
- a CDS encoding PLP-dependent aminotransferase family protein translates to MVQILRPWKTILPVALASGEAVYRQIATGIIEEIKRGRLKPGMALPGTRQLATDLNLNRKTVILAYDSLIAEGWLTSAYKQGTFVSATLPQNIKLYRDHKTAVEDKRIPFRYREQQMTAHLDKANSLVVFNDGLPDVRLAPMNELMRAYKRIFQQNAKWRMMGYGDPRGTDRIREAVASMLIHDRGVSVDTGQLCITRGSQMALYLIANVLVEKGDRIVIEDPGYAPAWKVFERAGATLIPVKTDENGLCVDELEILCAKTRIKAIYVTPHHQFPTTVSLKIDRRLKLIELSNQYGFAIIEDDYDHEFHFSSKSLFPLASHKNALNVIYIGSLSKIVAPALRIGYVRGPQKFIDALAALRKMIDVQGDNVMEHAVAELMEEGAVKKHAKKAYTIYKDRREYMEKMLYEHLGSYVSFKKPEGGLAYWVQFKENRNTVDLAARLLEKGVSVMPTEPFSFHSNSLGALRLGYASLTKDEMEMGLKMIAKEL, encoded by the coding sequence ATGGTCCAGATCCTACGTCCTTGGAAAACAATCCTGCCTGTCGCTTTAGCCAGCGGGGAGGCTGTGTACCGTCAGATTGCTACGGGAATTATTGAAGAAATTAAAAGGGGGAGGCTAAAACCGGGTATGGCCTTACCCGGAACAAGACAATTAGCTACAGACCTTAACTTAAACAGGAAGACTGTTATCCTCGCCTATGACAGCTTAATTGCCGAAGGCTGGCTAACCAGTGCATATAAGCAGGGAACATTCGTCTCAGCCACACTTCCGCAAAACATCAAACTTTACAGAGATCATAAGACAGCTGTAGAAGATAAGCGCATTCCTTTCAGGTATCGTGAGCAGCAAATGACTGCTCACCTGGATAAAGCAAATAGTCTGGTTGTTTTTAATGATGGATTACCAGATGTTCGTCTTGCCCCGATGAATGAGCTGATGAGAGCTTATAAAAGAATATTTCAGCAGAATGCGAAATGGCGGATGATGGGTTATGGTGATCCAAGAGGGACAGACCGGATCAGGGAGGCTGTAGCCAGCATGCTCATACATGACAGAGGAGTAAGTGTGGATACCGGGCAACTCTGTATCACCAGAGGTAGCCAGATGGCTTTATATCTGATTGCAAACGTGCTGGTCGAAAAAGGAGATCGTATCGTGATAGAAGATCCCGGTTATGCGCCCGCATGGAAAGTCTTTGAACGTGCAGGAGCGACGCTGATCCCGGTAAAGACAGATGAGAATGGTCTTTGCGTGGATGAGCTGGAAATTCTTTGTGCAAAAACCAGAATTAAGGCCATATATGTTACTCCTCACCACCAGTTTCCAACCACAGTAAGTCTGAAAATTGACAGACGTCTAAAGCTGATTGAATTGTCAAATCAATATGGTTTTGCGATTATTGAAGATGATTATGATCATGAGTTTCATTTCAGTTCAAAAAGTCTTTTTCCGCTGGCCAGTCATAAAAATGCACTCAATGTGATTTATATTGGCTCGCTGAGTAAAATTGTTGCACCGGCCTTAAGGATAGGTTATGTCAGGGGGCCACAGAAATTTATAGATGCACTGGCTGCATTGAGAAAAATGATAGATGTGCAGGGCGATAATGTAATGGAACATGCCGTAGCAGAACTGATGGAAGAGGGAGCAGTCAAAAAACATGCAAAAAAAGCTTATACCATTTATAAAGATCGCAGAGAGTACATGGAGAAAATGCTATATGAACATTTAGGTTCATATGTCTCTTTTAAGAAACCGGAAGGCGGATTGGCTTACTGGGTACAGTTTAAAGAAAACAGAAATACAGTGGATTTAGCTGCCCGCTTACTGGAAAAGGGAGTTTCAGTAATGCCAACAGAACCGTTTTCTTTCCATTCAAACTCATTAGGGGCATTAAGACTTGGTTATGCTTCACTAACTAAAGATGAAATGGAAATGGGTTTAAAAATGATTGCAAAGGAGCTCTAG
- a CDS encoding DUF4836 family protein: MNHLYKYTVTALFSITALSAGAQNLAHKIPADAKAVVTLKGDNFLQLMSVKEFNNTFVGKKITEKLTDTLKGKGKSIEDFGFNLSSAFYYYHQSNDSISYNCVLAPVKNADQIDELFKQAEKKFSLDDQQRSFYNHDSTEVVLWNKEMLLFVKSSGKESYFSKPEVSKRLGLPVQPEFGLADSTAAPAPADNSGYDYPAGTTAEATITEQPYDTQEPEQQVRRKKNCP; encoded by the coding sequence ATGAATCATCTTTATAAATATACTGTAACTGCCCTTTTTTCTATTACAGCACTGAGTGCCGGAGCCCAGAACCTGGCACATAAAATTCCTGCTGATGCTAAAGCAGTGGTCACCTTAAAGGGAGACAATTTCCTGCAGCTGATGTCAGTAAAGGAGTTTAATAATACTTTCGTTGGCAAAAAGATTACTGAAAAACTTACTGATACTTTGAAGGGAAAAGGCAAGAGTATAGAAGATTTCGGTTTTAATCTTTCATCTGCTTTTTATTATTATCATCAGAGTAATGATAGTATAAGCTATAACTGTGTCCTTGCTCCGGTTAAGAATGCGGATCAGATAGATGAACTGTTCAAACAGGCAGAGAAAAAATTTAGTTTGGATGATCAGCAAAGATCTTTTTATAACCATGATTCTACAGAAGTTGTATTGTGGAACAAGGAGATGCTTCTGTTTGTAAAAAGTTCCGGAAAGGAAAGCTATTTTTCAAAACCCGAAGTTAGCAAACGCCTGGGTTTACCTGTGCAGCCGGAATTTGGCTTAGCCGATTCAACAGCAGCACCCGCTCCTGCTGATAATTCTGGTTATGATTATCCGGCAGGAACAACTGCTGAAGCAACAATTACTGAACAGCCCTATGATACGCAGGAACCTGAACAGCAGGTGAGAAGAAAAAAAAACTGTCCGTAA
- a CDS encoding response regulator transcription factor — MDKIKIAIADDYAIFRDGLKVGLNQDQNMEVTVEAGNGTELLERLEKNVVDVILMDLRMPGMDGMEATKRIRERFVQTKIIAVTLHDEDSFIVHLMEIGANAYLLKDADPLDIREAIYAVHLHGYYFNDLVNKALLKKLITKGNFKPAFNQKVELSDRELEVLQLICDEKTAIEIGTEIFLSPRSVEGIKQRLIDKIGVRNTAGLVLFAVKNGLI, encoded by the coding sequence ATGGATAAAATAAAAATTGCTATAGCGGATGATTATGCCATATTCAGGGACGGCTTAAAAGTAGGCCTGAATCAGGATCAGAATATGGAGGTAACCGTGGAAGCAGGTAACGGGACTGAATTACTGGAAAGACTGGAAAAAAATGTAGTTGATGTTATCCTGATGGATTTAAGAATGCCTGGTATGGATGGCATGGAAGCCACCAAACGGATCAGAGAGAGATTTGTACAGACGAAAATCATTGCTGTCACCTTACATGATGAAGATAGCTTTATAGTCCATTTAATGGAAATAGGTGCAAATGCTTATTTACTAAAAGATGCCGATCCGCTGGATATCAGAGAAGCAATTTATGCCGTTCACCTGCATGGTTACTACTTTAATGACCTGGTTAATAAAGCTCTTTTGAAAAAATTAATCACCAAAGGGAACTTCAAACCTGCTTTTAATCAAAAAGTGGAACTTTCAGATCGCGAGCTGGAAGTATTGCAGTTAATCTGTGATGAAAAGACGGCAATTGAAATAGGTACGGAAATATTTTTAAGTCCGCGCTCCGTAGAAGGTATCAAACAGCGTCTTATTGATAAAATCGGGGTACGCAATACTGCAGGCCTTGTACTGTTTGCGGTAAAAAATGGGTTGATCTAA
- a CDS encoding sensor histidine kinase yields the protein MDLISIDIRLFVVVGIAAMLLLFISFLLIFIFTQRKKLQYQNSLQALNEQQKNQLIEAAIKSEETERHRIAEELHDEVGAILASSKLHFHSIKLGTGEYNESIYNKARELLDEGIKKVRNMSHSLHSAILQEFGLNEAISHFASKIAHESLIEVTTQLDHECYHDLKNDISIYRIIQELFNNIITHAKASKIHIVSEYTDQQLLMKISHNGKGLTQQRFEELRFEKNGLGLKNIQNRVIFLKGKLLFSVQETGYQIDICIPVN from the coding sequence ATGGATCTGATAAGCATTGACATCAGGCTTTTTGTTGTGGTTGGGATTGCAGCGATGTTACTGCTGTTTATAAGCTTTCTATTGATCTTCATCTTTACACAACGCAAAAAATTACAATATCAGAATTCCCTTCAGGCTTTGAATGAGCAACAAAAGAATCAATTGATAGAAGCTGCAATAAAAAGTGAAGAAACGGAACGTCATCGTATTGCGGAAGAGCTTCATGATGAGGTTGGCGCTATACTCGCATCCTCAAAACTGCATTTTCATAGTATCAAACTAGGTACAGGTGAATATAATGAGAGCATTTATAATAAAGCCAGAGAATTACTGGATGAAGGGATCAAAAAAGTAAGAAACATGTCACACAGCCTGCATTCTGCCATTTTGCAGGAATTTGGGCTGAATGAGGCGATCAGTCACTTTGCCAGTAAAATTGCACATGAATCTCTGATCGAGGTAACAACACAACTTGATCATGAGTGTTATCATGACCTTAAAAATGATATCAGTATCTACCGTATTATTCAGGAATTGTTTAATAATATTATTACGCACGCCAAAGCTTCTAAGATTCACATTGTATCGGAGTATACTGATCAGCAATTACTGATGAAAATTTCACATAACGGTAAAGGTCTTACCCAGCAGCGTTTTGAAGAACTCAGGTTCGAGAAAAATGGTCTGGGGCTTAAAAACATACAAAACAGGGTTATATTTTTAAAGGGTAAGCTTCTTTTTTCAGTACAGGAAACAGGTTATCAGATAGACATCTGTATTCCGGTTAATTAA
- a CDS encoding dihydrodipicolinate synthase family protein — MNQNTIKGIIAYPITPFNAQEQVDITLFKVLVERLIASGSHAIAPLGSTGVLPYLTDEEKEAVTEATVQQVAGRVPVVTGVSNLTTERTVHHAKFAEKAGSSAVMIIPMSYWKLTDDEIFTHYEKVANSISIPIMAYNNPATGGVDMSPALLKRLLQIPNVTMIKESTGDLQRMHYLRREIGEDVAFFNGSNPLALAAFAAGATGWCTAAPNLIPELTLDLYNAVQDNNYDLARDIFYKQVRLLQFIVSKGLPRAIQAGLELTGIPAGYLRSPLKPLENTDKDQLKAILKECSMALV, encoded by the coding sequence ATGAATCAAAATACAATAAAAGGCATAATTGCCTATCCCATTACTCCGTTTAATGCACAGGAGCAGGTTGATATCACATTATTTAAAGTCCTGGTAGAAAGGTTAATTGCTTCTGGTTCGCATGCAATTGCGCCATTAGGAAGTACCGGAGTTTTACCTTATTTAACAGACGAAGAAAAAGAAGCTGTTACCGAAGCTACTGTTCAGCAGGTTGCTGGCAGAGTACCGGTTGTTACCGGAGTATCGAATCTGACCACAGAAAGAACTGTTCACCACGCAAAATTTGCTGAAAAAGCCGGGTCTTCGGCAGTGATGATTATCCCGATGTCTTACTGGAAACTAACCGATGATGAAATCTTTACACATTATGAAAAGGTTGCCAATTCGATTTCTATTCCCATTATGGCCTATAATAATCCTGCAACAGGCGGTGTGGATATGTCTCCTGCCCTGCTTAAAAGATTACTTCAGATACCCAATGTAACGATGATCAAAGAAAGCACAGGGGATTTGCAGAGAATGCATTATCTGCGCAGAGAAATCGGTGAAGATGTAGCTTTTTTCAACGGTTCCAACCCGCTTGCTTTAGCAGCCTTTGCAGCGGGTGCAACGGGCTGGTGTACTGCAGCACCAAACTTAATTCCTGAACTGACCCTGGATTTATATAATGCTGTTCAGGATAACAATTATGATCTGGCCAGGGATATATTCTATAAACAGGTCAGATTATTGCAGTTTATTGTCAGTAAAGGCCTTCCACGGGCAATTCAGGCCGGCCTTGAATTGACAGGTATACCGGCGGGTTACCTCAGATCGCCATTAAAACCATTGGAAAATACAGATAAAGATCAGTTAAAAGCGATTTTAAAAGAGTGCTCAATGGCCCTGGTATAA
- a CDS encoding cupin domain-containing protein, with amino-acid sequence METTEKTKPAFTSKDFHQTFARPTFVMPDKLIHRNVEQAGEHNQFSTERKHPVFFVDLPTKNVSMTIGGLLPGQLTNKHRHTYETVLFVLEGHGYTEVEGVKVEWTAGDAVYIPSWAWHRHQNLNDTEPAKYLACENAPQLQNLGVALREEEGRDL; translated from the coding sequence ATGGAAACTACAGAAAAAACAAAACCAGCATTTACTTCAAAAGATTTTCATCAAACTTTCGCAAGACCAACCTTTGTCATGCCAGATAAACTGATTCACAGAAATGTTGAACAGGCTGGCGAGCATAACCAATTTTCAACAGAAAGAAAACACCCGGTTTTCTTTGTTGATCTGCCAACAAAAAATGTAAGTATGACTATAGGAGGTCTGCTTCCAGGACAGCTGACCAACAAACACAGGCATACTTACGAGACTGTTCTTTTTGTATTGGAAGGACACGGTTATACAGAAGTTGAAGGTGTAAAGGTTGAATGGACCGCAGGTGACGCCGTATATATCCCAAGCTGGGCATGGCACCGTCACCAGAATCTGAACGATACTGAGCCGGCAAAATATCTGGCCTGTGAAAATGCACCTCAATTACAAAACCTGGGTGTGGCATTGCGTGAAGAAGAAGGAAGAGACTTATAG
- a CDS encoding DNA polymerase III subunit alpha, translated as MYLNVHSHYSLRYGTMSIAKLIKEAADRGITQLVLTDLNNSTGVMEFMRECNAAGIKPVGGLEFRRNNRLLFIGIARNKEGMKELNDFLTFYNLKQKELPDRPPVFQNCYVIYPYSYGEKLEENEYLGIRFDELHQLYGKDLSGFRDRLVVLQPVVFSGKIAYRLHEYLRSVDLNTVLTKTGTADKCTPTDTFLPPGELETRFGQYPFILENTLKLLDNCVMDYQQGKIKLNRKTYTGSKTKDKELLEKLAFKGLAERYGEGHVKALEKVKYELEIIHDLDFCAYFLITWDIIQYSMRKGYYHVGRGSGANSTVAYCMRITDVDPLELDLYFDRFLNAQRSSPPDFDIDYSWDEREDVQRYIFEKYGAAHTALLGTMSTFKDRSIIREIGKVMGLPKAEIDSFTDRTQDAYNQNNPTFKKILAVCELMSNMPNQRSIHAGGVLISEEPITYYTALDLPPKGMPTVQWDMYEAEMIGYDKYDILSQRGIGHIKEAARLVEENRQISIDVHQVREFMKDPLLNARLKSGNTIGCFYIESPAMRQLLTKLKCDNYLTLVAASSIIRPGVAQSGMMKTYIQNYHHPEKVKYLHPVMKEQMQETYGVMVYQEDVIKVCIHYGGMNGSDADVLRRGMSGKYRSRMEFDKLVDKFFEGSKKLGREEAVTREVWRQVSSFAGYSFSKAHSASFAVESYQSLFLKTYYPIEFMVAVLNNYGGFYTRWLYVYELRKAGATVHLPCVNHSTPVVSICGTHAYLGFIGIQGLTLKLIEEIPLERIRNGNYLDLEDFVKRTRISLDQAIILIRTGALRFTGRSKKELLWDIHSLLGTKVKPGSDTQLFEPETKHYQLPELINTELEDAYHELELLGFPLSLSFFDLLQTSYRGDIRTNELIGYVGQIVKMVGLYVCEKTVHTKNNKKMWFGTFLDADGNFFDTTHFPGSTPGYPFRGTGCYLILGKVVEDFGFPSVEVIKFAKLPIVANPVLE; from the coding sequence ATGTACCTGAACGTCCACTCCCACTACAGCCTTCGTTATGGCACGATGTCTATCGCTAAACTAATAAAAGAAGCGGCAGACAGAGGAATTACTCAGCTGGTACTGACCGATCTGAATAATTCTACAGGGGTAATGGAATTTATGAGGGAATGCAATGCCGCAGGGATCAAGCCTGTCGGCGGATTAGAATTCCGCAGAAATAACAGATTGCTGTTTATTGGCATTGCCAGAAATAAAGAAGGCATGAAGGAACTTAATGATTTCCTTACTTTCTATAATCTGAAACAGAAAGAACTGCCGGACCGGCCTCCTGTATTTCAGAACTGCTATGTGATTTATCCTTACAGTTATGGGGAAAAGCTGGAAGAAAACGAGTATCTGGGAATACGTTTTGATGAATTACATCAGCTCTATGGTAAAGATCTGTCAGGTTTCAGAGACAGGTTAGTGGTGCTGCAGCCCGTTGTATTCAGCGGAAAGATAGCATACCGTTTACATGAGTATCTGCGGAGTGTGGATCTGAATACCGTACTGACTAAAACCGGTACAGCTGATAAATGTACTCCAACTGATACTTTTCTCCCCCCTGGTGAACTGGAAACCAGGTTCGGTCAATATCCTTTTATTCTGGAAAACACCCTTAAGCTACTCGACAACTGTGTAATGGATTACCAGCAGGGAAAAATCAAACTGAACCGTAAAACCTATACCGGAAGCAAAACAAAAGATAAAGAGTTACTCGAAAAATTAGCCTTCAAAGGACTGGCAGAGCGTTATGGCGAAGGCCATGTAAAAGCACTGGAGAAGGTGAAATATGAACTCGAAATTATTCACGACCTGGATTTCTGCGCCTATTTTCTGATCACCTGGGATATTATTCAATATTCTATGCGCAAAGGATATTATCATGTCGGACGTGGTTCCGGAGCCAACAGCACCGTAGCTTACTGCATGAGAATCACTGATGTTGACCCGCTTGAACTGGATCTTTACTTTGACAGATTTCTCAATGCCCAGCGTTCCTCGCCACCGGATTTTGATATTGACTATTCCTGGGATGAACGGGAAGACGTGCAGCGATACATCTTTGAAAAATATGGTGCTGCACATACCGCCCTGTTAGGAACCATGTCTACGTTTAAAGACCGGTCCATCATCCGGGAGATTGGTAAAGTTATGGGGCTGCCCAAAGCAGAAATTGACAGCTTTACTGATCGTACACAGGATGCATACAACCAGAACAATCCTACTTTTAAAAAGATACTGGCAGTTTGTGAGCTGATGAGTAACATGCCTAATCAGCGCAGTATTCATGCCGGAGGAGTATTGATTTCTGAAGAGCCGATTACTTATTATACAGCACTGGATTTACCACCCAAAGGTATGCCTACTGTACAATGGGATATGTACGAAGCAGAAATGATTGGTTATGATAAATATGATATTTTAAGTCAGCGCGGTATCGGCCATATCAAAGAAGCAGCCAGACTGGTGGAAGAAAACCGGCAGATCAGCATAGATGTGCATCAGGTCCGGGAATTCATGAAGGATCCTTTGCTCAATGCCAGATTAAAATCCGGTAATACTATCGGCTGTTTTTATATTGAATCGCCTGCTATGCGTCAGCTTTTGACCAAGCTTAAATGTGATAATTATCTTACCCTGGTTGCAGCCAGTTCTATTATCCGCCCCGGTGTAGCGCAATCCGGTATGATGAAGACTTATATTCAAAACTATCATCATCCCGAAAAAGTAAAATACCTGCATCCGGTGATGAAAGAACAGATGCAGGAAACTTATGGTGTAATGGTTTACCAGGAGGATGTGATTAAGGTCTGTATCCATTATGGTGGTATGAATGGCAGTGATGCCGATGTCTTACGCAGAGGGATGAGTGGAAAATATCGTTCCCGAATGGAATTTGATAAACTGGTAGACAAATTCTTTGAAGGATCAAAAAAACTGGGCCGTGAAGAAGCCGTGACCCGGGAAGTCTGGAGACAGGTATCTTCATTTGCCGGTTACAGCTTTTCTAAAGCACATTCTGCCAGTTTTGCGGTAGAAAGTTATCAGAGTCTGTTTCTGAAAACCTATTACCCGATAGAGTTTATGGTCGCTGTGCTGAATAATTACGGTGGTTTTTATACACGTTGGTTATATGTTTATGAACTTCGTAAAGCTGGCGCAACAGTGCATTTGCCTTGTGTCAATCACAGTACTCCGGTTGTCTCTATCTGCGGAACTCATGCTTACCTGGGTTTTATAGGTATACAGGGGCTGACCCTGAAATTAATAGAAGAGATTCCCCTGGAGCGAATAAGAAATGGGAATTATCTGGATCTGGAGGATTTTGTGAAACGTACCCGTATTAGTCTTGATCAGGCAATTATATTAATCCGTACCGGCGCGTTACGTTTTACCGGGCGCAGTAAAAAAGAATTACTCTGGGATATACATTCTTTACTGGGTACAAAAGTGAAACCTGGTTCTGATACGCAGCTTTTTGAACCGGAAACCAAACACTATCAGCTCCCTGAGCTGATCAATACCGAACTCGAAGACGCTTATCATGAACTGGAATTACTGGGTTTCCCGCTCAGTCTTTCTTTTTTTGATCTGCTGCAAACCAGTTATCGCGGTGATATCAGGACAAATGAACTGATCGGTTATGTGGGCCAGATCGTCAAAATGGTTGGTCTTTATGTCTGTGAAAAAACAGTACATACCAAAAACAATAAAAAGATGTGGTTTGGTACTTTTCTGGATGCTGATGGCAATTTCTTTGATACCACACATTTTCCGGGCTCTACACCTGGTTACCCTTTCCGCGGAACCGGCTGTTATCTTATTCTGGGTAAGGTGGTGGAAGATTTTGGCTTTCCAAGTGTGGAAGTCATTAAGTTTGCCAAATTACCTATCGTGGCAAACCCTGTACTGGAATAG
- the dinB gene encoding DNA polymerase IV, whose product MSDKHIIHMDQDSFFVSVEVRKDPALIGKPVIIGGTSDRGVVASCSYEARKFGVHSAMSSRMAKMLCPHAIFIKGNMDAYSKASQEITEILRSRVPLIEKASIDEHYIDMTGMDRFHGTRQYAHELRQTVIRETGLPISFGLSVNKTVSKMATNECKPNGELDIRQHEVKGFLDPLSIRKIPGLGEKTFMKLSDMGIKKIFTLTQIHPDQMISLLGKNGLALLQKAKGIDQSQVIPYQEQKSIGTQCTFKADTIDVETIGNLITSMVMDLGFELRQKKKIAACITVTIRYSNFEDVTRQATIPYTSMDGVLIRKAKELFKQLYQKRMLIRLVGVRFSNLVNGFEQIDLYENSQEQYNLCQAMDKIRRRFGEKSIMPASVLNLKI is encoded by the coding sequence ATGTCCGACAAACACATCATCCATATGGATCAGGATTCCTTCTTCGTCTCCGTCGAAGTACGCAAAGATCCGGCATTAATCGGAAAACCTGTAATTATAGGTGGAACTTCAGATCGTGGTGTGGTAGCTTCATGCAGTTATGAAGCCCGTAAGTTCGGTGTTCATTCAGCAATGTCTTCCCGCATGGCCAAAATGCTTTGTCCCCATGCTATTTTCATTAAGGGGAATATGGATGCCTATTCCAAAGCCTCACAGGAGATTACTGAAATTTTAAGATCAAGGGTGCCGCTCATTGAAAAAGCCAGTATCGATGAGCATTATATAGATATGACCGGAATGGATCGTTTTCATGGCACCCGTCAATACGCACATGAACTGCGGCAAACAGTTATCCGGGAGACCGGTTTGCCTATCTCATTCGGTTTATCAGTGAATAAAACAGTTTCCAAGATGGCTACCAATGAATGTAAGCCCAATGGAGAGCTTGATATCAGGCAACATGAAGTCAAAGGTTTTCTGGACCCCTTATCGATCAGAAAAATACCGGGCCTGGGGGAAAAAACTTTTATGAAACTCAGTGATATGGGGATTAAAAAGATTTTCACCTTAACACAGATTCATCCTGATCAGATGATCAGTTTACTGGGAAAAAACGGACTGGCTCTGCTGCAAAAGGCAAAAGGTATAGATCAATCACAGGTTATCCCCTATCAGGAACAAAAAAGTATAGGCACGCAATGCACTTTCAAGGCCGATACTATTGATGTGGAAACTATCGGTAATCTGATAACTTCCATGGTCATGGACCTGGGTTTTGAACTGCGGCAGAAAAAGAAAATAGCAGCCTGTATTACAGTGACCATCCGTTATTCAAATTTTGAGGATGTAACCCGGCAGGCTACCATTCCTTATACTTCTATGGATGGCGTACTGATCCGTAAAGCCAAAGAACTATTTAAACAGCTCTATCAGAAACGTATGCTGATCCGGCTGGTGGGTGTGCGGTTCTCTAACCTGGTCAATGGTTTTGAACAGATTGATTTATATGAGAATTCACAGGAACAGTATAATTTGTGCCAGGCGATGGATAAAATCCGCAGGCGCTTCGGGGAAAAATCTATTATGCCGGCCTCAGTACTGAATTTAAAAATTTAA
- a CDS encoding NADPH-dependent FMN reductase produces the protein MENQRKNIIAISGSTRQNSTNHLLIKAIADLSADIFKLIVFEDLIALPAFNPDESFENTPQKVIAFRALLQNADGVLICTPEYAHGVPGVLKNAIDWTVSSAEFSSKPTVLITAATDGQYAHQSLMGTLKVIEAKNIENLQLLIPYAKTKVSAEGRITEEKTLGEIRALIDRFNQTLKN, from the coding sequence ATGGAAAATCAGAGAAAAAATATTATTGCGATTTCAGGGAGTACCAGACAGAACTCTACCAATCATCTTTTAATCAAAGCGATAGCTGATTTATCGGCCGATATTTTTAAGCTGATAGTTTTTGAAGACCTGATAGCCTTACCTGCATTCAATCCTGACGAAAGTTTCGAAAATACTCCTCAGAAAGTTATAGCTTTCAGAGCGTTGCTTCAAAACGCCGATGGCGTATTGATCTGTACACCCGAGTATGCTCACGGCGTTCCCGGAGTATTAAAAAATGCCATAGACTGGACAGTCTCCAGTGCGGAATTTTCATCCAAGCCGACGGTGTTAATTACGGCAGCTACTGACGGACAATATGCACACCAATCTTTAATGGGAACCTTAAAAGTCATAGAAGCAAAGAATATTGAAAATCTTCAGTTGCTCATCCCCTATGCAAAAACAAAAGTCAGCGCAGAAGGCAGAATTACAGAAGAAAAAACGCTTGGCGAAATTCGGGCGCTGATTGACCGGTTTAACCAAACCCTAAAAAATTAA